The nucleotide window CGACGGTGGAGTCGGGCGAGAGCGGGTAGACGGGGCGCACCGCGCGGCCGTCGACGGTGACCGAGGTGAAGCGCTCGTAGGCGTGGTCGTTGGGCCCCAGCGCCTGGAAGCGGTCGACCCCCTGCTCCAGCTCGCGCCGCGCCCACGCGCTGTTGGGGCGGAAGGCGTTCAGGTGCTGGTGGAGATAGATGGTGTCGAGCGCGCGCGGGGCGTGGTTGGTGTAGCGCAGCCGCGCGCGGCCGTGCAGCACCGACGTCTGCTCGTCGAGCCGCGCCTCGATGCGGTACTGCACGCCCTGCTGGAAGGCGCCGGCGCCCTGCGCGGGCGCGGCGAGCGGAACGAGGAGGGCCGCGGCGGCCGCGGCGGTCACGCTGAGTCTCATCCACACCTGCAGGGGTTGGGGTCCGGCGCCAACATCGCCCGGCGCGCGGCGGAGTGCAAGGCGCCGCGGCGCGCCGTGTGCGTAGCGGGCGTGCCGGACCGCGGAACCGACGGGAGGCGGCGTGGCGACGAAGACCGTGGCGATGGACGACCCTCGCGAAGCGAAGCGCACCGCGCTGGTGCGGCGGCTGGACACGCTGGCGTACCTGCTCGACAACTCCATCCCTATCCCCGGCACGGGCACGCGCGTGGGGCTCGACGCGGTGATCGGGCTGATCCCCGGCATCGGCGACGCGGCGGGCGCCATCCTGTCGGGCTACATCGTGCTCGAGGCGGCGCGGCTCGGCGCCGGCTTCGCGGTGATCCTGCGGATGCTGCTGAACGTGGGGATCGAGACGGTGGTGGGCGCCATCCCGCTCCTCGGCGACCTGTTCGACGCGGGATGGAAGGCCAACGAGCGCAACCTCCGCCTGCTGCACCGGGCCATCGACGCGCCCGGGGCGGCGCGGCGGACGAGCTGGCTGTTCGTGGGCTTCGTGCTGCTGGTGATCCTGGGGATGCTGGCGGGGGTGGCGTGGGTGGTGTGGTGGCTGCTGACGCACTTCACCCAGCCCGCGACGTGGTAGGCCAACTGCCCGCGGGGTGACGGCGATCCAGAGCAGACCGCGCGCTTCGACGG belongs to Longimicrobium sp. and includes:
- a CDS encoding DUF4112 domain-containing protein yields the protein MATKTVAMDDPREAKRTALVRRLDTLAYLLDNSIPIPGTGTRVGLDAVIGLIPGIGDAAGAILSGYIVLEAARLGAGFAVILRMLLNVGIETVVGAIPLLGDLFDAGWKANERNLRLLHRAIDAPGAARRTSWLFVGFVLLVILGMLAGVAWVVWWLLTHFTQPATW